A single region of the Dehalococcoides mccartyi genome encodes:
- a CDS encoding Swt1 family HEPN domain-containing protein: MAITNYERVTKAMDLLKEGLSPFVEREAKTAFGTGLTMAINRIMQEDRLYANKPIKEWDVAGLLHLMWDSWNEVFKNTLGPAERGFVGELRGYRNKWAHQEAFSSDDTYRTMDTANRLLSAISSPQAEDIDKMKKELLRLNFDEQVRNEKRKASDGLFESQVAGNLKPWRSVVSPHQDVASGTYQQAEFAADLWQVHLGEGSDEYRKPVEFFRRTFLTDSLKKLLISAIQRVSRKGGDPVVQLQTNFGGGKTHSMLALYHLFSGTPPTDLPGVEAIMKEAKVEKLPIVKRVVLVGNRISPGNPVKKTDGTIIHTLWGEIAWQLGGKKAYDTIRADDEKATNPGDRLRELLIQYGPCIILIDEWVAYARQLHDKDGIQLPAGNFETQFTFAQTLTESAKLAKNCLLVISLPASDTTGSPHTQADDTEVGGQRGREALERLHNVIGRIESSWKPASAEEGFEIVRRRLFEPLTEQSQFVARDTVARAFHDLYNTQQQEFPNESRNAEYESRLKAAYPIHPEVFDRLYSDWSTLVKFQRTRGVLRLMAAVIHNLWEKGDQNPLIMPCSIPISDSYVQFELTRYLSDNWTPVIEKDVDGPSSLPLRMDNEIPNLGKLSACRRVTRTIYLGSAPTATAAHRGIEDRRIKLGCVMPGESAAIFGDAMRRLASSATYLYQDGPRYWYSTQPTLTQMAAERAEDLKRNPEAVAAEIEKRVRVDVRSTGEFSRVHPFPHSGQDIPDDTDARLVVLGIEYPYVKDAENMAEAAAKTMLETRGSSQRYYRNTLVFLAVDKTRLQDLDEAVRIFLAWESIIGDRERLDLTANQVRGAETQRTSADGVVVARIPEAYQWLLVPVQPDYKKSMEWKAYRLTGQDSLAIRASKRMKNEELLLTRLAGTNLRLELDKIPLWRGDHVEVKQLADDFAQYCYLPRLKDTSVLILAIQQGVRSLLWRQDTFAYADSYDENAKRYRGLCCGQQMNALGSNVSGVVVNSEIAGKQIAAETTPKLGTNGGFTPEGTGTAPVTAGYSPDTGTTILGKPKAPKRFYGTVSLDPVRVGRDAGKIAEEVVAHLISLEGADVKVTLEIEANIPSGAPDNVVRTVTENSRTLKFTSQGFEKE; this comes from the coding sequence ATGGCAATTACGAATTACGAACGAGTCACTAAAGCAATGGACTTGCTCAAAGAGGGTTTGAGTCCATTTGTGGAGAGGGAAGCAAAAACTGCCTTTGGTACCGGGCTGACTATGGCAATCAATAGAATTATGCAGGAAGACCGGCTTTATGCTAATAAACCCATAAAAGAATGGGATGTAGCTGGCTTGCTACACCTGATGTGGGATAGTTGGAACGAAGTATTTAAGAATACTCTTGGACCTGCGGAACGTGGTTTTGTGGGAGAGCTGCGTGGTTATCGCAACAAATGGGCACATCAGGAAGCTTTCTCATCAGATGATACATATCGAACAATGGATACAGCCAATCGTTTATTGTCTGCAATTTCATCTCCCCAAGCAGAAGACATCGATAAAATGAAAAAGGAGCTCCTGCGTCTTAATTTTGACGAACAGGTACGAAATGAGAAACGTAAAGCATCAGATGGTTTATTCGAAAGTCAAGTAGCGGGGAATCTCAAACCTTGGCGTAGTGTGGTAAGTCCCCATCAGGACGTAGCAAGTGGTACTTACCAACAAGCAGAGTTCGCTGCCGATTTATGGCAGGTGCATCTTGGAGAAGGCTCCGATGAATACCGGAAACCAGTAGAGTTTTTCCGCCGGACCTTTTTAACAGATAGTTTGAAAAAATTATTAATTTCAGCTATCCAACGAGTTAGCCGTAAAGGCGGCGATCCAGTAGTACAACTTCAAACCAATTTCGGTGGCGGTAAAACCCACTCGATGTTAGCGCTTTATCATTTATTTTCCGGTACCCCACCCACTGATCTTCCTGGTGTGGAAGCCATAATGAAAGAGGCGAAAGTTGAAAAACTGCCAATTGTTAAGAGAGTAGTTTTAGTAGGGAACCGCATTTCGCCAGGCAATCCCGTCAAGAAAACTGATGGTACGATTATACACACTCTTTGGGGAGAGATCGCATGGCAGTTAGGTGGTAAAAAGGCATACGATACAATCCGTGCCGATGATGAAAAAGCTACCAATCCAGGTGATAGGTTACGGGAGTTATTAATCCAATATGGTCCTTGCATAATACTGATAGACGAATGGGTAGCTTATGCCCGCCAACTGCATGATAAAGATGGTATTCAACTCCCGGCCGGCAACTTCGAAACCCAGTTTACTTTTGCCCAAACACTAACTGAGTCTGCTAAACTCGCGAAAAACTGTTTATTGGTCATAAGTTTACCAGCCTCAGATACTACTGGCTCTCCCCATACCCAAGCGGACGATACTGAGGTAGGAGGACAGCGTGGTAGAGAAGCGCTGGAACGTTTGCACAATGTTATCGGTAGAATAGAATCTTCGTGGAAACCAGCCAGCGCAGAAGAAGGTTTTGAAATTGTCCGTCGTAGATTGTTTGAACCGCTAACGGAACAAAGTCAATTCGTCGCTAGAGATACAGTGGCACGTGCTTTTCACGATTTATATAATACTCAGCAGCAAGAATTCCCCAATGAAAGCCGCAATGCTGAATACGAATCACGTTTAAAAGCAGCTTACCCAATACATCCTGAGGTTTTTGATCGCCTCTACTCTGACTGGTCAACTCTAGTAAAGTTTCAACGCACACGTGGTGTTTTAAGGCTTATGGCTGCTGTGATACATAATCTTTGGGAAAAAGGTGACCAAAATCCTTTAATTATGCCTTGCAGTATACCCATCTCTGATTCATACGTTCAATTTGAACTTACTCGTTACCTCTCTGATAACTGGACTCCGGTTATTGAAAAGGATGTAGATGGGCCGAGTTCTCTTCCGTTGAGGATGGATAATGAGATTCCCAACCTGGGGAAGTTATCAGCCTGCCGCAGAGTAACAAGAACAATTTATCTAGGGTCCGCTCCAACCGCCACTGCTGCCCATCGTGGTATCGAAGATCGCCGTATAAAATTAGGTTGCGTTATGCCTGGCGAATCCGCTGCAATTTTTGGAGATGCAATGCGACGCCTAGCTAGCTCTGCCACATATCTATATCAGGATGGCCCGAGGTATTGGTATTCCACTCAGCCGACTCTCACACAAATGGCAGCAGAACGAGCTGAGGATTTGAAACGTAATCCCGAAGCAGTCGCCGCTGAGATTGAAAAACGTGTGCGTGTAGACGTAAGGAGCACTGGAGAATTTAGTCGAGTTCATCCTTTCCCGCATTCTGGCCAAGATATACCAGATGATACGGATGCTAGGCTAGTTGTTTTAGGAATTGAATATCCATATGTAAAAGATGCTGAAAATATGGCAGAAGCGGCAGCAAAAACTATGCTGGAAACTCGAGGCAGTTCTCAACGGTATTATCGAAATACTCTAGTGTTTTTAGCTGTAGATAAAACTAGATTACAAGATTTGGATGAGGCAGTGAGAATTTTCCTGGCATGGGAATCAATCATCGGTGACCGTGAACGTCTCGACCTCACAGCGAATCAGGTGAGAGGAGCGGAAACTCAGCGTACCAGTGCTGATGGTGTAGTGGTAGCAAGAATACCTGAAGCTTACCAGTGGCTTCTAGTGCCGGTACAACCAGACTATAAGAAATCCATGGAATGGAAGGCTTATCGCTTAACAGGTCAAGATAGTTTGGCAATACGCGCCAGTAAGAGAATGAAAAATGAGGAGTTATTGCTAACCAGGTTAGCTGGCACAAACCTACGCCTCGAATTGGATAAAATTCCACTTTGGCGTGGGGATCATGTTGAAGTCAAGCAACTTGCAGATGATTTTGCTCAGTATTGCTATCTTCCACGTCTTAAAGATACTTCAGTACTTATATTGGCAATTCAACAAGGAGTCAGGTCTTTATTATGGAGACAGGATACTTTTGCTTATGCTGATAGTTATGATGAAAATGCTAAACGTTATCGTGGTCTATGCTGTGGGCAACAGATGAATGCTCTTGGTAGCAATGTCTCTGGAGTAGTTGTTAACTCCGAGATAGCGGGAAAGCAAATTGCAGCTGAAACAACTCCGAAATTGGGCACAAACGGGGGTTTTACTCCGGAGGGAACTGGCACCGCTCCTGTGACCGCTGGTTACTCTCCGGATACGGGAACTACTATACTAGGAAAACCAAAGGCTCCAAAGCGTTTTTACGGGACAGTTAGTTTGGATCCAGTTCGCGTAGGAAGAGATGCTGGTAAAATCGCCGAGGAAGTAGTCGCACATCTCATTTCTTTAGAAGGAGCTGATGTAAAAGTAACTCTTGAAATAGAAGCAAATATACCTTCCGGAGCCCCAGACAATGTTGTTCGTACAGTTACCGAGAATAGCCGCACTCTGAAATTTACCAGTCAAGGTTTTGAAAAAGAATAG
- a CDS encoding DUF1156 domain-containing protein → MSVKTNKKLIEVALPLEAINEASAREKSIRHGHPSTLHLWWARRPLAAARAVIFAQMVDDPSAHPDIFPTPEKQEKERQRLFKIIENLVQWENTNNETVLEAARSEIWQSWRSTCAENADHPEAKELFNRHILPAFHDPFAGGGALPLEAQRLGLEAYASDLNPVAVLINKAMIEIPSRFAGKPPVNPEARRNMGHSGSWNGASGLAEDVRYYGKWMRDEAEKRIGRLYPKVEVTAAMAKERPDLRPLVGQKLTVIAWLWARTAKSPNPAFRNVDVPLATNFMVSTKPGKEAYVQPMIEGNNYRFTVKVGKPRDTSTLRGTKTGSSGSSFFCLMSQAPMSFEYLRDEAKAGRMGSRLMAIVAEGEHGRIYLPPTDEMESIAKEADPNEVPEAELPRKALGFRIQAYGMTHWRDLFTLRQLTALTTFSSLVEEARNNIVKDAIASGLTIGGKRIDTGGNGADAYADAVAVYLAFLVNQVANHSSSFCGWNSPNEQMRSVFARQAIPMVWDFAESNPFCDSSGSFNNLFERQVKSFESLGSKVIGFATQADANSQTITRAKIVSTDPPYYDNIGYADLSDFFYIWLRRSIKSVFPTLFSTLTTPKAEELIASPFRHGSKQEAEEFFLGGMTRAMRRLAEQAHQSFPVTIYYAFKQFEDENLEGISSTGWETFLNAVIDAGFVLTGTWPMRTEKQGRTISIDTNALASSIVMVCRPRSSEAKITTRREFVARLKSELPPALINLQRGNIAPVDLEQAAIGPGMAIYTSYEKVIDAEGNALSVRDALRLINQTLYEVLTEQEGDFDSDTRWALVWFDQFGFIEGDYGIAEQLSKSKNTSVGGLVSAGILTSGSGRVRLFKPSELPADWEPEQDKRLTVWEMTHQLIRALEAGGEGPAAELVTKLGSKAEIARELAYRLYTVSVRKKRSAEAGLYNSLVKSWPEILRLAQEQDKLKPRQGQMI, encoded by the coding sequence ATGAGCGTAAAAACTAACAAGAAATTGATTGAAGTTGCCCTGCCGTTGGAGGCAATAAACGAAGCTTCAGCCAGAGAAAAGTCTATTCGCCACGGGCATCCTTCCACATTACATCTTTGGTGGGCGCGACGCCCTCTAGCGGCTGCCCGTGCTGTTATCTTTGCACAGATGGTGGATGATCCTTCAGCACACCCCGATATCTTCCCCACCCCAGAAAAGCAGGAAAAAGAACGACAGCGCCTTTTTAAGATTATTGAGAACTTGGTCCAGTGGGAGAATACAAATAACGAGACTGTTCTTGAAGCAGCGCGAAGTGAAATATGGCAAAGTTGGCGTTCTACCTGCGCTGAGAATGCTGACCATCCGGAAGCAAAAGAGCTATTTAACCGGCACATATTACCCGCGTTTCATGATCCTTTTGCTGGAGGTGGTGCCTTACCATTGGAAGCGCAACGATTAGGATTAGAAGCCTACGCTAGCGACCTCAATCCTGTGGCAGTACTTATAAATAAAGCGATGATTGAGATACCTTCCAGATTTGCCGGTAAACCACCGGTGAATCCAGAAGCTAGAAGAAATATGGGGCACTCCGGGTCCTGGAATGGAGCCTCTGGATTAGCCGAAGATGTGCGCTATTATGGTAAGTGGATGCGTGATGAAGCCGAAAAGCGCATTGGCCGCTTATACCCTAAAGTCGAAGTCACTGCTGCAATGGCTAAAGAGAGGCCTGATTTGAGGCCATTAGTTGGACAAAAGCTGACCGTGATTGCCTGGCTGTGGGCACGCACTGCGAAAAGTCCAAATCCGGCTTTTAGGAATGTAGACGTGCCGCTCGCGACTAACTTCATGGTTTCGACTAAACCGGGCAAGGAAGCCTATGTACAGCCAATGATTGAAGGAAACAATTATCGCTTCACGGTGAAAGTTGGCAAGCCGAGGGACACTAGCACACTGCGAGGAACTAAAACCGGAAGTAGCGGGAGCAGTTTTTTTTGCCTGATGTCTCAAGCTCCAATGTCATTTGAATACTTACGAGATGAGGCAAAAGCAGGAAGAATGGGTTCACGTCTCATGGCTATCGTAGCGGAAGGAGAACATGGACGGATCTATTTGCCACCTACAGACGAGATGGAGTCTATTGCAAAGGAGGCAGATCCTAATGAAGTGCCTGAAGCGGAATTACCCAGGAAGGCACTAGGGTTCCGTATCCAAGCATATGGAATGACTCATTGGCGAGATCTTTTTACACTTCGTCAACTCACCGCCTTGACCACTTTTTCTAGTTTAGTGGAAGAGGCGCGAAACAACATAGTAAAAGACGCTATTGCATCTGGGTTAACCATTGGCGGCAAGAGAATTGATACTGGGGGTAACGGCGCTGACGCTTACGCGGATGCAGTAGCAGTGTACTTGGCGTTCTTGGTAAATCAAGTGGCAAACCATTCATCTTCTTTCTGTGGATGGAACTCTCCGAACGAGCAGATGCGAAGTGTATTTGCGCGGCAAGCAATTCCTATGGTCTGGGATTTTGCAGAAAGCAACCCCTTTTGTGATTCGTCAGGTAGCTTCAACAACCTTTTTGAAAGGCAAGTGAAGAGTTTTGAAAGTCTTGGCAGTAAGGTGATAGGTTTTGCAACACAAGCAGATGCGAATAGTCAAACGATAACGAGGGCGAAGATAGTTTCTACTGATCCCCCGTACTATGACAACATAGGCTATGCTGATCTATCAGATTTCTTCTACATTTGGCTTAGGCGATCGATTAAATCGGTTTTTCCCACCTTATTTTCAACATTAACCACCCCTAAAGCTGAAGAGTTAATAGCTTCGCCTTTTCGTCATGGAAGCAAGCAAGAAGCTGAAGAATTCTTCCTTGGAGGCATGACCAGAGCAATGCGGCGTTTAGCAGAACAGGCACATCAGTCCTTTCCTGTTACCATATATTATGCTTTCAAACAATTCGAAGATGAGAACTTAGAGGGGATATCAAGTACTGGATGGGAAACATTTTTGAATGCAGTAATTGACGCAGGTTTTGTTCTTACCGGAACCTGGCCTATGCGAACAGAAAAACAAGGGAGAACAATTAGTATTGATACAAACGCACTTGCATCGAGCATAGTAATGGTCTGCCGGCCTCGGTCGTCAGAAGCGAAAATAACTACCCGCCGGGAATTTGTCGCGAGGCTAAAGTCAGAATTACCACCTGCTTTGATCAATCTGCAACGCGGGAATATTGCCCCGGTGGATTTGGAACAGGCTGCAATCGGTCCTGGCATGGCAATTTATACGAGTTATGAAAAGGTGATTGATGCTGAAGGGAATGCCCTCTCTGTACGAGATGCATTGCGCCTTATTAACCAAACTCTCTACGAGGTTCTTACCGAACAGGAAGGCGATTTTGATTCGGATACTCGTTGGGCTTTGGTATGGTTTGACCAATTCGGTTTCATCGAAGGTGATTACGGCATCGCGGAGCAGTTATCCAAATCTAAAAACACTAGTGTAGGCGGATTGGTAAGCGCTGGCATTCTCACTTCCGGTAGTGGCAGAGTCCGACTTTTCAAACCATCGGAGCTACCGGCCGACTGGGAACCAGAACAAGACAAGAGATTGACTGTTTGGGAAATGACACATCAGTTGATCCGTGCCTTGGAAGCTGGCGGTGAAGGTCCGGCGGCAGAATTGGTCACCAAACTGGGCAGTAAAGCCGAAATTGCCCGCGAGTTGGCGTACCGCCTATATACTGTCAGCGTCCGTAAAAAACGTTCAGCGGAAGCTGGGCTTTATAATAGTCTCGTAAAGAGCTGGCCTGAAATACTTCGTCTTGCTCAAGAACAAGACAAACTAAAGCCACGACAAGGGCAGATGATTTAA